The genomic DNA GCTGATGGCGAGGGCAGCTTCCAACGCTGCAAATGCGGCGGCGCGATCGTGCGCATCCATGCCGATGGAAAATCCGGCCCATGTCAGAGCGAGTGCATCGTCTTGTCCATGGACAATGGCCGATCGGGCGTGGCGGATCGAAGCGGCACGGTTGACCTCCTGCAGGCCGGCGCGAAGGAACAGGCAATGGTGACACATCGCGGCATTGCCATGCGCCAGCGCATAAGCCGGCTCGAGTGCGATCGCACGCTCGAGAAGCGCAAGCGCTCTCGTCACTTGCTCCGGCATGCCTGAATCGACGTCAGGCTGGGCTCGCAGCACGAGATCGTAGGCATCGAGACTGTCAGGTCGTTTCCGCCTGACACGTTCGATTTCGGCTTTCCGCACGCTCGGCGCAATCGCGCCCACCGCCGACAGCGCGATCTCGTCCTGAATTGCGAAAATATTGTCGGAGCTGCGGTCGTAGCGCTCGGCCCAGACGTGGGCGCCGGTCGAGGCGTCGATCATTTGGCTGGTCACGCGCACGCTGCCGCCGGCCTTGCGCACGCTGCCTTCGAGCACATAGCGCACGCCAAGCTCGCGGCCGACCTGCTTCACGTCCACGGCACGGCCCTTGTAGTTGAAGGTCGAGTTTCGCGCGATGACGAAGAGCCAGTTGATGCGTGCGAGACCGGTGATGATGTCGTCGACCATCCCATCGGCGAAGTACTCCTGCTCCGGATCGCCGCTCAGGTTCGAGAACGGCAGAACGGCGATGGACGGTCTGTCGGGCAAGGGCGGTGCCGATGCGGCGCGGGCGGCAGCCGACGCATCGGGAACATTGGTAACAACGGCCGGTCCGATATACCGATAGCCGCGCCGCGGCAGCGTTTCGATCCAGGTCTCGGCATCCGCCGCCTCCGCCAGCACCCGGCGCAAGGCGGCGATCTGAACCGTTAGATTGTTATCGGCAACCGCCAATCCACCCCAACCGGCCTCGACCAAGGCGTCTTTGGACACCGGTACGCCCGCGTTTTCGAGCAGCCGGCGCAGCAACGCGACGGCGCGCTGCCCAAGCATGGTTGGTTCGGCCCCTCGGTATAGAATGCCCGCCTCTAGGTCGAGGCGGAACGGGCCGAACTGGTAAAGGTCGCCCCTGACTGTCATTCGGCGATTTTAGCAGATTTTTGGGAACGGATTCACGACATCCCGGCACGGACGGCCGATGTTGCACAAGTGCTTGCAGGAATTAGCATTTGGTCAATGGAGGATC from Bradyrhizobium sp. CCBAU 53351 includes the following:
- a CDS encoding winged helix-turn-helix domain-containing protein, with translation MTVRGDLYQFGPFRLDLEAGILYRGAEPTMLGQRAVALLRRLLENAGVPVSKDALVEAGWGGLAVADNNLTVQIAALRRVLAEAADAETWIETLPRRGYRYIGPAVVTNVPDASAAARAASAPPLPDRPSIAVLPFSNLSGDPEQEYFADGMVDDIITGLARINWLFVIARNSTFNYKGRAVDVKQVGRELGVRYVLEGSVRKAGGSVRVTSQMIDASTGAHVWAERYDRSSDNIFAIQDEIALSAVGAIAPSVRKAEIERVRRKRPDSLDAYDLVLRAQPDVDSGMPEQVTRALALLERAIALEPAYALAHGNAAMCHHCLFLRAGLQEVNRAASIRHARSAIVHGQDDALALTWAGFSIGMDAHDRAAAFAALEAALAISPSSALTYILGSVILGWGGEAERAIEWSEQGLRLSPFDSWAWAAFDAQAMSHLLRGRYDEACRAAYRSVQANPAHSITYVQLAAALAKLGRLDEARAAAARVLELQPAFRYSRQFAGVNCAPALAEALGGALRDAGLPE